The following coding sequences are from one Veillonella rodentium window:
- a CDS encoding isoprenyl transferase: MLKKIFNRNQPSTSDIDNNAIPKHVAIIMDGNGRWAKRRGMPRSMGHKAGADVLKEIVIAADELGIKALTVYGFSTENWKRPEQEVSLLMSLIKEYLNKNVKYMHEHNVRIRFIGFIGGLSQELQSIIEDAEQLTKNNTGLTLQLAINYGGRDEIVRTICDISESVANGSIRIDDITENYVSEHLFTKEFSDVDLLIRPSGDYRISNFLLWQIAYAEFWFTDLHWPDFTKDTLIEAVIAYQKRERRFGGLYEE; the protein is encoded by the coding sequence ATGCTAAAGAAAATATTTAACCGTAATCAGCCTTCCACATCTGACATTGATAATAATGCTATACCGAAACATGTTGCTATTATTATGGACGGAAACGGCCGCTGGGCGAAACGCAGAGGTATGCCACGTTCTATGGGACATAAGGCGGGTGCCGATGTATTAAAGGAAATTGTTATCGCTGCTGATGAACTGGGCATCAAGGCGCTTACCGTATACGGTTTTTCTACGGAGAACTGGAAACGGCCTGAACAGGAAGTTTCTCTTTTGATGTCTTTGATAAAAGAATATTTAAATAAAAACGTGAAATATATGCATGAGCATAATGTCCGTATCCGATTTATCGGGTTTATAGGCGGACTTTCACAAGAATTACAATCCATCATTGAGGATGCAGAACAATTAACGAAGAATAATACAGGGCTCACCTTGCAGTTGGCAATTAATTATGGTGGACGTGATGAAATAGTGAGAACCATATGTGATATTTCCGAATCTGTTGCTAATGGTTCTATTCGTATTGATGATATTACGGAGAATTATGTCAGTGAACATTTGTTTACGAAGGAGTTTAGCGATGTGGATCTTCTGATTCGTCCTAGCGGTGATTATAGAATCAGCAATTTTCTCTTATGGCAGATTGCCTATGCGGAGTTCTGGTTTACAGATTTACATTGGCCTGATTTTACAAAGGATACATTGATTGAAGCTGTAATTGCATATCAGAAACGGGAACGCCGATTTGGCGGCTTATATGAGGAGTAG